From a region of the Trichoderma atroviride chromosome 6, complete sequence genome:
- a CDS encoding uncharacterized protein (EggNog:ENOG41), producing MPAKRSPSATAQTSCMTDILHSTALPLRRALLPCWFLTTVAPQPHILGSSTPHQSLTLPSAITWILLGRTWATNLCGVVKASVSITWRPARPFPSNKRAGVSEVDAGTGGGSTPRIARKELQQRRRHSSGQVQWFGQVGSKTDLLAKMPFFMDYFKITMAPSMVFIDGPHNPFREHVLRLALHNPSVQHAICALSACNLRMKRRLSLGYGTRELLTTLTLEKQAAEATPGPEIEDQSLSEEVQHRNLAVDLLNRQLSDPTRSHHDSVLATILLLCHYRMVESGVAKFHTQFVGVRQILAMRRSREPASSKDSSWMETLFTYLDAISASINEREAQLAPGFEGVSPDVQELPAGSENMIGCDRKLFKTIGKLGRLNLLSQHRSVQGINDSTPSEQDNADETSTPTPQFDGNGFGTTINDDEMLASAMYSSISFDERRVIFWAEWRAARKELQDWQFDASALAKSLPGSPTTGQVRDLGAVSEAFRYAALLYSERLANPQTSSTHANFQNLVSHVVHHATSLETSSSAEKFLLWPLFIAGSECIVESQQNVVREKCRGIMSRSGYMNNLAALDVLEKLWSGEIKNDAKLGYYSAMGTGRGPFNWTKCLGGPGAGVEWIMF from the coding sequence ATGCCCGCGAAGAGATCCCCTTCAGCCACAGCCCAAACGTCCTGTATGACGGATATCCTGCACAGCACAGCTCTCCCATTGCGCAGAGCCCTCCTACCGTGCTGGTTCTTGACCACTGTCGCGCCCCAACCTCATATCCTGGGCTCGTCTACGCCCCATCAGAGCCTCACTCTGCCCTCAGCCATCACATGGATCCTTTTGGGTCGCACCTGGGCCACAAACTTATGCGGGGTTGTGAAAGCCTCAGTGAGCATCACATGGCGCCCTGCCCGGCCTTTCCCTTCTAATAAGCGAGCAGGTGTCTCTGAAGTCGATGCGGGTACCGGTGGTGGCTCCACACCTCGAATTGCACGAAAAGAATTACAACAGCGGAGGCGCCATAGCAGTGGCCAGGTGCAATGGTTTGGGCAGGTTGGCTCCAAGACGGATctgttggccaagatgccgtttTTCATGGACTACTTCAAGATTACAATGGCCCCATCTATGGTCTTTATAGATGGTCCTCACAACCCTTTTAGAGAACACGTTCTCCGCCTCGCTCTGCACAATCCTAGTGTGCAGCATGCGATTTGTGCTTTATCGGCTTGCAATTTACGAATGAAGCGAAGATTGAGCTTGGGATACGGAACTCGAGAGTTGCTTACAACGCTGACACTGGAGAAGCAGGCCGCAGAGGCCACTCCAGGACCAGAGATTGAGGATCAATCACTGTCTGAAGAGGTGCAGCACCGCAACTTGGCTGTAGATCTTTTGAATCGGCAACTAAGCGACCCAACGAGATCACATCACGACTCTGTACTTGCAACGATCCTTCTCCTGTGCCATTATCGAATGGTCGAATCGGGCGTGGCAAAATTTCATACCCAGTTTGTGGGTGTGCGCCAGATTCTGGCCATGAGAAGGTCCCGAGAACCAGCCTCATCCAAGGACTCTTCATGGATGGAAACTCTGTTTACCTACCTTGACGCCATTTCCGCCAGCATCAATGAGCGAGAAGCGCAGCTGGCGCCTGGGTTCGAGGGTGTGTCCCCTGATGTACAGGAACTACCTGCAGGATCCGAAAACATGATTGGATGCGATCGAAAGCTTTTCAAGACAATTGGCAAGCTAGGCCGCCTCAATCTTTTATCCCAGCATCGGTCTGTGCAAGGTATCAACGACTCGACGCCATCTGAACAAGACAACGCAGACGAGACCTCAACCCCGACTCCACAATTTGATGGAAATGGCTTCGGTACCACAATCAATGATGACGAGATGCTTGCTTCTGCAATGTATTCCTCCATATCCTTTGATGAACGCCGAGTCATCTTCTGGGCGGAGTGGAGAGCGGCGCGAAAGGAACTTCAAGATTGGCAGTTTGACGCATCTGCATTGGCTAAATCACTGCCAGGATCACCAACCACAGGACAGGTCCGGGATTTGGGAGCCGTCTCCGAGGCATTTCGTTATGCGGCTTTGCTCTACTCGGAGCGCCTTGCAAACCCACAGACATCATCTACGCATGCCAACTTCCAGAATCTTGTCAGCCATGTTGTTCATCACGCCACGAGCTTGGAGACTAGCAGCTCGGCAGAAAAGTTTTTACTATGGCCACTGTTTATTGCGGGGTCAGAGTGCATCGTGGAGTCACAGCAGAACGTTGTACGTGAAAAGTGCCGTGGTATCATGAGCCGATCCGGCTACATGAACAACCTGGCCGCTCTCGACGTACTGGAGAAGCTGTGGTCAGGGGAGATTAAGAATGACGCAAAGCTTGGCTACTACAGCGCTATGGGAACTGGCCGAGGCCCCTTCAACTGGACCAAGTGCCTTGGCGGACCAGGCGCCGGGGTCGAGTGGATTATGTTTTGA
- a CDS encoding uncharacterized protein (EggNog:ENOG41) — protein MTAPLSQPTVAVKDTSATIRKRRRRAPAGGAADDCFTCSKRNVKCDRRRPYCSQCLEIGNECSGYKTQLTWGVGVASRGKLRGLSLPIAKAPPVTREPKKSPVSRARAHSSAASLSTNMSRSPIDIPSTTHTASTPTTPAYQVPAYDYLSISHHNHTPPMTQSGWGYSPGLVHSPDVTPRYARYPLHLSTDALSSSCESVGSEVDYLSPLSSSYAREEIPFSHSPNVLYDGYPAQHSSPIAQSPPTVLVLDHCRAPTSYPGLVYAPSEPHSALSHHMDPFGSHLGHKLMRGCESLSVSEVDAGTGGGSTPRIARKELQQRRRHSSGQVQWFGQVGSKTDLLAKMPFFMDYFKITMAPSMVFIDGPHNPFREHVLRLALHNPSVQHAICALSACNLRMKRRLSLGYGTRELLTTLTLEKQAAEATPGPEIEDQSLSEEVQHRNLAVDLLNRQLSDPTRSHHDSVLATILLLCHYRMVESGVAKFHTQFVGVRQILAMRRSREPASSKDSSWMETLFTYLDAISASINEREAQLAPGFEGVSPDVQELPAGSENMIGCDRKLFKTIGKLGRLNLLSQHRSVQGINDSTPSEQDNADETSTPTPQFDGNGFGTTINDDEMLASAMYSSISFDERRVIFWAEWRAARKELQDWQFDASALAKSLPGSPTTGQVRDLGAVSEAFRYAALLYSERLANPQTSSTHANFQNLVSHVVHHATSLETSSSAEKFLLWPLFIAGSECIVESQQNVVREKCRGIMSRSGYMNNLAALDVLEKLWSGEIKNDAKLGYYSAMGTGRGPFNWTKCLGGPGAGVEWIMF, from the exons ATGACTGCTCCGTTATCCCAACCTACCGTGGCTGTCAAGGACACCTCTGCCACCATCCGCAAGCGCAGAAGACGCGCCCCTGCTGGTGGTGCCGCAGACGACTGCTTCACATGCTCGAAACGCAATGTCAAATGCGATCGTCGTCGACCCTACTGCTCCCAATGCCTTGAGATTGGCAACGAATGCTCGGGCTACAAGACTCAGCTTACATGGGGTGTCGGTGTTGCCAGCCGTGGCAAGCTTCGTGGGCTGTCTTTGCCCATTGCAAAGGCCCCTCCCGTCACGCGTGAGCCCAAGAAGTCGCCCGTCTCGCGAGCAAGGGCCCATTCCAGCGCCGCTTCTTTGTCGACAAACATGTCTCGAAGCCCAATTGACATTCCGTCAACCACGCATACGGCTTCCACGCCGACTACTCCGGCCTACCAAGTCCCCGCGTACGACTACCTCTCCATCTCACACCACAACCACACCCCGCCGATGACGCAGAGCGGCTGGGGATACTCTCCAGGCCTTGTGCACTCGCCGGATGTGACGCCGAGATATGCCAGGTACCCTCTTCATCTGAGCACTGATGCGCTTTCCTCTTCATGCGAGTCGGTTGGCAGCGAGGTCGACTACCTTTCTCCTCTGAGCTCGTCTTATGCCCGCGAAGAGATCCCCTTCAGCCACAGCCCAAACGTCCTGTATGACGGATATCCTGCACAGCACAGCTCTCCCATTGCGCAGAGCCCTCCTACCGTGCTGGTTCTTGACCACTGTCGCGCCCCAACCTCATATCCTGGGCTCGTCTACGCCCCATCAGAGCCTCACTCTGCCCTCAGCCATCACATGGATCCTTTTGGGTCGCACCTGGGCCACAAACTTATGCGGGGTTGTGAAAGCCTCA GTGTCTCTGAAGTCGATGCGGGTACCGGTGGTGGCTCCACACCTCGAATTGCACGAAAAGAATTACAACAGCGGAGGCGCCATAGCAGTGGCCAGGTGCAATGGTTTGGGCAGGTTGGCTCCAAGACGGATctgttggccaagatgccgtttTTCATGGACTACTTCAAGATTACAATGGCCCCATCTATGGTCTTTATAGATGGTCCTCACAACCCTTTTAGAGAACACGTTCTCCGCCTCGCTCTGCACAATCCTAGTGTGCAGCATGCGATTTGTGCTTTATCGGCTTGCAATTTACGAATGAAGCGAAGATTGAGCTTGGGATACGGAACTCGAGAGTTGCTTACAACGCTGACACTGGAGAAGCAGGCCGCAGAGGCCACTCCAGGACCAGAGATTGAGGATCAATCACTGTCTGAAGAGGTGCAGCACCGCAACTTGGCTGTAGATCTTTTGAATCGGCAACTAAGCGACCCAACGAGATCACATCACGACTCTGTACTTGCAACGATCCTTCTCCTGTGCCATTATCGAATGGTCGAATCGGGCGTGGCAAAATTTCATACCCAGTTTGTGGGTGTGCGCCAGATTCTGGCCATGAGAAGGTCCCGAGAACCAGCCTCATCCAAGGACTCTTCATGGATGGAAACTCTGTTTACCTACCTTGACGCCATTTCCGCCAGCATCAATGAGCGAGAAGCGCAGCTGGCGCCTGGGTTCGAGGGTGTGTCCCCTGATGTACAGGAACTACCTGCAGGATCCGAAAACATGATTGGATGCGATCGAAAGCTTTTCAAGACAATTGGCAAGCTAGGCCGCCTCAATCTTTTATCCCAGCATCGGTCTGTGCAAGGTATCAACGACTCGACGCCATCTGAACAAGACAACGCAGACGAGACCTCAACCCCGACTCCACAATTTGATGGAAATGGCTTCGGTACCACAATCAATGATGACGAGATGCTTGCTTCTGCAATGTATTCCTCCATATCCTTTGATGAACGCCGAGTCATCTTCTGGGCGGAGTGGAGAGCGGCGCGAAAGGAACTTCAAGATTGGCAGTTTGACGCATCTGCATTGGCTAAATCACTGCCAGGATCACCAACCACAGGACAGGTCCGGGATTTGGGAGCCGTCTCCGAGGCATTTCGTTATGCGGCTTTGCTCTACTCGGAGCGCCTTGCAAACCCACAGACATCATCTACGCATGCCAACTTCCAGAATCTTGTCAGCCATGTTGTTCATCACGCCACGAGCTTGGAGACTAGCAGCTCGGCAGAAAAGTTTTTACTATGGCCACTGTTTATTGCGGGGTCAGAGTGCATCGTGGAGTCACAGCAGAACGTTGTACGTGAAAAGTGCCGTGGTATCATGAGCCGATCCGGCTACATGAACAACCTGGCCGCTCTCGACGTACTGGAGAAGCTGTGGTCAGGGGAGATTAAGAATGACGCAAAGCTTGGCTACTACAGCGCTATGGGAACTGGCCGAGGCCCCTTCAACTGGACCAAGTGCCTTGGCGGACCAGGCGCCGGGGTCGAGTGGATTATGTTTTGA
- a CDS encoding uncharacterized protein (TransMembrane:2 (o24-43i79-98o)) has translation MSDAANKVRPSSEKRTKTTNDEKLRIISCIDLGLSMPSAHWLARIGREKKKKNKGPGDLRKGPRRYQIRKKEGRKHRDCGGLSARLILFFFFALWRRAY, from the coding sequence ATGAGTGATGCTGCTAACAAGGTCAGGCCCAGCAGTGAGAAACGAACCAAGACGACAAACGACGAAAAACTCCGGATCATTTCATGCATCGACCTGGGGCTCTCAATGCCTAGTGCTCATTGGCTGGCTCGGATTggacgggaaaaaaagaagaagaacaaaggaCCAGGTGATTTGAGAAAGGGCCCTAGGAGATATCAGatcagaaagaaagagggcCGTAAGCACAGAGATTGCGGTGGCCTGAGCGCGAGgcttattcttttttttttttttgctctgtGGAGGCGAGCTTATTAA